The nucleotide sequence GCACCTAAGCGCGCCACTGGTAGAATATCAGATTTCAACGAGTTGCCGATCATCACAAAATCCTCAGGGCGCACCTGGTAGCGCGCCAGAATACGGCTGTAGGTGGCTTCGTTTTTCTCGCTCACGATTTCCACGTGCTCGAAATAATCCCCGAGGCCAGAGCGGGCCAGCTTGCTTTCCTGATCGAACAGGTCGCCCTTGGTGAGCAGCATCAAGGCCTCGCCGCGCTCCTTAAGCTCCGACAGCACGGCTTCCACATGAGGCAGCGGCTCGATGGGAAAATCCAGCAGGCGCTTGCCGCAATTCAGGATGTGCTGGATTTCGGTGCCCGTTACAGCACCGTTGGTTAGCTGGATTACGGTTTCAATCATGCAAAGCATGAACGACTTGGCGCCGTAGCCGAACAGGTGCACGTTTTGGCGGTGCACCTGGTTGAAACGGTCAGACAAAGTAGCCGCATCGGCATAGTGGGTAAGCACGGCGGAAAGCTCGGCTTCGGCGCGGTCGAAGTGGGGCTGGTTGGGCCACAGCGTGTCGTCGGCATCAAAGGCTATCAGGCGGGAAGTTGACATAAGAAATAACTGCTAAGGAAATGCAAAACACCCGTGCTAAT is from Hymenobacter tibetensis and encodes:
- a CDS encoding HAD family hydrolase is translated as MSTSRLIAFDADDTLWPNQPHFDRAEAELSAVLTHYADAATLSDRFNQVHRQNVHLFGYGAKSFMLCMIETVIQLTNGAVTGTEIQHILNCGKRLLDFPIEPLPHVEAVLSELKERGEALMLLTKGDLFDQESKLARSGLGDYFEHVEIVSEKNEATYSRILARYQVRPEDFVMIGNSLKSDILPVARLGARAIYVPYHTTWVYEQVPAEALTGVTFQEIASLDEVLQYV